The nucleotide sequence ATCAACCGCAACAAGCCTCCGATAAAAACTTGGAAGCCATGCGTAAGTTTGCGGAAACCTATGCCAAGCGCACGGGTACTTATTTTTGCGTGGATTTGGGGACAACAGCGGTGGTGCTGGAGGGCCTGGCCAAACATAAGGATGACTACGGCTCTCCTTTATGCCCTTGCCGCCATTATGACGATAAGGAAGCCGAGGTAGCTGCGGTTTATTGGAACTGTCCCTGTGTACCGATGCGGGAACGCAAAGAATGCCACTGTATGTTGTTTTTGACCCCAGACAATCCCTTTGTGGGCCCCGCTCAAGAAATCAGCTTTGACCAAATCCGTGAGGAAACCAATCGTTATTCGGTCAGTGAATGAGCTATCCCCTCAGGTTTGGCAGGCTGTTTTGGAGTTTAACCAGGGCGAGTTCTATGCCTGCCATGACACCTTAGAAGCCCTTTGGGCAGAGGCCCGTGAACCGGAGCGAACCTTTTTTCAGGGGATTCTCCAGTTAGCGGTTGCCTGTTACCACCTCCAGAACCAGAATCAACGGGGGGCAGTTCTCCTCTTGGCCGGGGGCTGTCGGCGGTTAAACCAGTATTGGCCTGCTTATGGTTGGGTAGATGTGGCTTCACTTGTTGAACAAGCCCAGGCCCTGTTGGAGTGTTTACAAACTAACCAGCCCCCCCAGGCCTGGCCAAAGCTGCACATTGTAACCTTGGCCCCCATATCCCCTAGCGTTGGCGTTGATGATGGTTTTGACGGCGAATGATCCAATAGCTGATGGTGACAGCCAAAATACTCACGGCCAAGCCGACTAATTTAGGAATGGTCTCCGGTTGATCAATATTCAAAATAATGATTTTTCGGGCAATGGCAATTAAAGCTGTCACAATAACTAATTCAACGATTTGGGCAGAAACATCCGTCCGCAGGTAAGCCGTAATATTTTCTAGAATTTCCAAGGCCACTAAAACATTGAGAAATAAACCAAAAATTCGCACTAAATCGGTTGTAAATTGCCAATAGGGGGGAGTGAGTAGCTCTGTTAAGATGAACTGGCCAACATCAGTAATGGCCGCAATAATAACCACAATCATCCCTAAGGCTAAAATTCGCGAGGCTAGACCTTCAACTCGTTTTAATGCCTTCAGAAACTTCTCGTCACTAACCGCAAGCTCGACAATGAATTGCCCCAACGCCGTCAACCAAGACATAGAAACTAACCTGAGGTTTAGACTGGCCCAAGCCTATGCCCATGCTACCAGGCCTGGTAACTTAAACATCAAAATAAATCCCTCAAAGACTTCTCGCCATCCAGAAATCTTTAAGGGCAGAACTTAGTTCTTAAAAAAGGCCCTAAAAAAGGGTTGAAATAGTTAGATTAAGCTTACTTTTGCGTGGCCACTGCAACCACTTTTGCAAAGGCATCTGGGTCAAGAATCGCCAATTGGGATAACATTTTCCGGTTAAGCTCGATGTCGGCCTGCTTCAACTGGCCAATCAATTGGCTGTAGCTGACACCATGAAGCCTGGCTGCCGCATTGATCCGGGCAATCCACAACCGCCGGAAGTCCCGTTTGCGCCGCCGCCGGTCGCGATAGGCATTACAAAGTGCTTTCATCACCACTTGGTTAGCGGCCCGAAATAGTTTGGAGTGCGCGCCGCGGAAGCCTTTCGCTAACTTGAGAATTTTTTTGCGCCGTTTGCGGGCGACATTGCCCCGTTTTACCCTAGCCATACCGTAAAAATCCTTAAATGTGCTGCAAAATTACCGATCGTCTTGAAAAAATTTTTTGTCGACACCAAGACCGTTTATTGAGGTGCTTACAGGTAGGGCAACATCAACGTCACCCGTTCCCCATCCCGCTCATCCACAACAGCCATTTGGGAGAGGCGATTTTTCCGATCGGAGCCTTTGTGCTCTAAGAGGTGATTCTTATTAGCTTTCCGGCGGATCCACTTACCACTTCCGGTGGCTCGAAATCGTTTGGCGGCGGCGCGGCGGGTCTTAAGTTTTGGCATCACTAGCCCCTATTTTACTATTTCAACACAGTCCTCTAGTATATGATCCTGACCAAGCAACTGGCAAGAACGAGGCCAAGTATGGAATTAGAGTTTATTCCTGTTGATGAATTTTATTTTGCAATCACCTTGGCAATGCGAACCTTGGCTGAATTTGGCGACCAACAGCTTGTCTCTGCGGTTCACCAGCAGTTGCAGACCCGCTTTGGCCAGGCCTCGACCGTTGCCTCTGGACATCAAAACACCTTTAACTATGTCTTTCGGGTGCACAATTACGACAACAGCCCGGCGGATCAACTGATTGTTTCCATTGCTGACTGGCATGACAAGATTCGCCTCAGTACGGATTATGGTTGGACGTTAGATGACCATCGCAAGCCCATCCGCAGCGACAAGTTTAGCCAGCGTCAAGCATTCTCCCCAATCCTGAAGTCCCATCTCCAGGCCTGGCTCGACTTACCGACAACCTTTCTGGAGGGTTCTCCCGAACATGGCTAAGGCCCCACTATTTCTCCAAAGCCAGGGATAGCGAGGTTAAACTGATCAATAGAGTCCTTTTGTAACGAATCATACGCACGTGAAATCAGCAAGAACGCGTCATCAACGGTTGACAGGCTTTGGTTTTGGGAAACTCGCTCTGGTGGTAGCTCTGGGGATGATCAATGTCCCGGCTGCTTTGGCTCAGGCCCGGAGTAGTGAAGTTTCCTACAGTCAGTTTCTCCAAGATATTAAACAGGGCAAGGTCGCTAAAGTTGATATTTACCCCGAACAGAACCTGGCGAAGTTTCATCTGAAAGGACAAAAAGACTCTAATCCGCCCCAGGAAGTCGTCTTATTTGATCGCAATTCTGAACTCGTTGAACTCCTCCGCCGCTCAAAAGCTGACTTCACCGTTGTCCCCACCAGCAGCGATAGTGCCGTCATTGGCTTGGTTTCTAATCTGATGCTGGGCTTTTTTCTTTTAGTTTTATTTCTGCTGATCATGAGACGAACGGCTAATGCACCGGGGGGGCCTGGACAGATTCTTAATTTTGGTAAGTCCCGAGCCCGCTTTCAGATGGAAGCTGAGACAGGGGTGGGCTTTAACGATGTGGCCGGGATTGAGGAAGCCAAAGAGGAACTCCAAGAAGTGGTCACCTTTTTGAAAAAACCTGAAAAATTTACTGCCGTGGGGGCGCGGATTCCCAAGGGGGTGTTGCTGATTGGACCGCCGGGAACTGGGAAAACTCTTCTCGCCAAAGCCATTGCCGGGGAAGCGGGAGTCCCCTTTTTCTCGATTTCTGGTTCGGAATTTGTGGAAATGTTTGTCGGGGTGGGGGCCTCGCGGGTACGGGATTTATTCAAAAAAGCGAAAGAAAGCGCGCCCTGCCTGGTGTTTATTGATGAAATTGACGCGGTTGGTCGGCAGCGGGGAGCCGGGATTGGTGGGGGCAATGATGAGCGAGAACAAACTCTGAATCAACTGCTGACAGAAATGGATGGCTTTGAAGGCAATACTGGCATTATTGTGATTGCCGCCACGAATCGCCCCGATGTCTTGGATTCTGCCCTCCTCCGTCCCGGCCGATTTGATCGCCAAGTCACCGTAGATTTACCCACCTTTAACGGCCGCCTCCAAATCTTAGGCGTTCATGCCCGTGGCAAAAAGGTGGATGAAGAAGTTTCCCTTGAGGTTGTGGCTCGGCGCACACCTGGTTTTTCCGGTGCAGAACTAGCAAATCTCCTCAATGAAGCGGCCATTCTCACCGCCCGGCGCCGCAAGCCAGCCATCACCAATGTCGAAATTGAAGATGCCATTGACCGCGTTACCATTGGCATGACCTTAACCCCGCTTCTGAACAGCAAGAAAAAATGGTTGATTGCCTATCATGAGGTCGGGCACGCGTTGTTGATGACCCTTCTTAAACATACGGATCCCCTCAATAAAGTCACGATTATTCCCCGCTCCGGTGGTGTCGGTGGCTTTGCCCAACAGGTGTTTGATGAGGAACGGGTCGATAGTGGTCTTTACAGCCGGGCCTGGTTATTAGATCAAATTACGATCCTCTTGGGGGGACGGGCTGCCGAAGTCGAGATTTTTGGCGAGTCAGAAGTCACGATTGGCGCAAGTAGTGATTTACGGGCTGTGGCTAACTTGGCGCGGGAAATGGTAACCCGCTATGGAATGTCGGATTTAGGACATTTGGCCTTGGAAGCCCCAGGCCATGAGGTCTTTTTAGGACGAGATTTAATGCCGCGCTCCGAATATTCGGAAGAAGTAGCTGTCCAAATTGATCGGCAAGTCCGGCAAATTGTCACCCATTGCTATGATGTGGCCCGCAAGTTGATCCGTGAACATCGCCAGGCCATGGATCGTCTAGTGGAACTCTTGCTGGAAAAAGAAACCATTGAAGGGGATGAATTTCGGAAACTAGTCCGTCAACATACCACCCTTCCAGTGAAGGAGCCAGCGGCTTTAGTGGTGGCCACATCGGCTAAGTAAGGCAAATGGGGGATGTTGTTGGCTTGGCGACAAAACCGTTATTTTCCCTACATAGCGTGGATGTACTTAGGTGGTGTGGCTCCCTTTTCCAAGAAATTCTGGAAATCTTGCCCTTAGTAGCATATTTATTTTTTAGTTTCCGGACTTTCTTTGGCATTTCCTAAAAACAAGCTATAGTACTTTCAATTAAGAAGTAAAGATGAAAAGTCAATGCCGTACAGCATGGATTTGCGCACCCGAGTCGTGACCTTTGTAAAAGAGGGTGGCAGCAAAGCAGAGGCAGCTCGTCGGTTTCAGGTGTGTCCGGCAACGGTCTATAACTGGTTGAACCGAGAGGATTTACGTCCCACCGTTGTCAAACGTCGTCAGCGCAAGCTCGATTGGGCGGTTCTAGAACAGCACGTTAAAGACCACCCCAATGCCCGCCTCTGTGACCGAGCAGCCCATTTCGGGGTGAACATTCACGCCATTTGGTATGCCCTGAAGCAGATGAAAATTACCCGAAAAAAAACAGCAAAAGTATCGAGAACGCAATCCTCAGGAACGTCAAGTCTATCTCAAGCAATTACAGGAGATTGTGAAGCGACAGGGGTCGAGACATCTCGTTTACATCGATGAAAGTGGCTTTGACAACCGAGTCTCTCAACCCTGGGGGTGGGCCCAACGAGGCACCAAGCTTTTTGCAGACAGAACCGGAAAACGAGAAAAACGGGAAAATCTACTCATGGCCAGATGCAAAGATGCTCTATTAGCCCCCATGGTAGTTGAGGGAAGCGTTGATGCCGGATGTTTTGAGAAATGGCTGTCTGAGTGGGTATTACCGACCCTCCAAGTCCCGTCCGTGTTGATTTTAGACAATGCCCCGATTCACCGGAAAAATGTGATTCGAGACATTGCCCACCAATGCGCGCATCAGGTGCTCTTCCTACCCAAATACTCGCCAGACTTTAACAAGATTGAGCACGATTTTGCTGCCTTGAAGAAACGAAGACAGTATGCAACGCCAGACACCGCCATTGATGACATTATTCGAGACTATGCCAACCGCAATCTCTAAGACTTATTTGTAATTACTATATCTATCTATTGCAACCGCTAAACCGTTGACTTAACCTGGGGTACATCATCCCCAATGATTTGACTTCACTGAAAGATAAAATTTCACTAGGATTTTGAGGCCCTGGGCCTTTGAATTGCTAGTCTGGGAAAGCACGGTTAGATCCCTACTGCGAGGCCTGGCTTGAATACCCTGTTTCAGAACCTAGAAACCGAACTGAGTCAGATTGTTGTTGGTCAAACCGGGATCATCCACGGTCTCTTAGTCGCTCTTTTAGCTGAGGGCCATGTCATTCTTGAAGGTGTTCCCGGAACTGCCAAAACACTGCTGGTTAAATTACTCTCCCGTCTGATTGCCGCTGATTTTCGCCGGATTCAACTCACGCCAGATGTGCTACCTGCCGATGTCTTGGGAACCAGTATTTTTGATCTGAACAGCCGGACATTTCGTCTGCGCAAAGGGCCCATCTTCACCCAAGTTCTCTTAGCCGATGAAATCAACCGTACCCCACCGAAGACCCAAGCAGCTCTCTTAGAAGCCATGGAGGAGCGGCAAGTCACCTTAGATGGCACGACCATTCCCCTCTCACCTCTGTTCTGGACAGTGGCCACTCAAAACCCCTTGGAATTTGAAGGCACTTATCCCTTGCCTGAGGCTCAATTAGATCGCTTCCTGTTTAAATTGGTTGTGGATTACCCCCCTGCCAGTGCCGAGAAACAAATGCTGGTCAATGCTCTTGGTGGTTTTGAAGCACGGAACTTAGATAGTTTAGCCCTAGAACCCATTATCACCGTTGAACAAGTTTTGACCGCACGCACCCAGGCCCGGCAAGTGAAAGTGGAACCCCCAGTTCAAGACTATTTGTTGGCCATCATTCAAGCGAGTCGGCAACAGGGAAATTTACTTTTGGGTGCGTCCCCGCGGGCGGCTGTAGGGTGGTTGAGAGCGGCTCAGGCCCAGGCCTGGTTAGAAGATCGTGATTTTGTTACTCCCGATGATATTAAAGCCCTAGCAAAACCCCTGCTGCAACATCGCCTCATTCTCCGGCCGGAATCGCAACTGGATGGGACAACCCTAGATCAAGTGATTACAGCGTTGCTGAGTCGGATTTCTGTGCCACGTTAGATTAGACACAGTGTTAGAAGGCTGGCTCGATGAGTGAACAAGAATTTCAAAGTAAGGTTCTAACCCAACTAGATCGAATTGAGCAGCGGATGGATACCTTAGAAACTCGCCTTGATACGATTGATAGTGACGTGGAAAAGTCAAATCTACGCTTAGATAATCTTTTAGGTAGTTTAACGACCGCATTAGTGGCAACGGTTATTTCGGCAAGTTTACTCATTCTCGCCCGCAATGCCTTTGAGTTTTGGTTGGCTTATCACCCGCCAATGGTCTCCGGTTCCTAACTTAAACGAATTGGCCTCACCCCATGACTACGATTGCCGTCCCACCGCCTCAATCCAGACCCAAAACCCCGCCACAACCATCTGCAAACCCCAGATTAGTGAAATACTCAGCCTGGATTCCGACAACCCGGTTTTATGTTTATTTAGGCTTAGGGCTAGTCATTCCAGTTATTATTTCTCTTCTCCCCGGCCCGGATGCTCCCCCTCGCACGGGTCAAGATTTAGTCACCGATATTTTGTGGTTTTTGGTTGGGGATTGGCGGAATTTACTCGGATTGGGCTTACTGGTTGTTTATAACTTGGTGCTTTTAGGCCTGGGAATTTGGGATTTTCGCCGGAGCCTGGCCTGGGCAGTTGACATCCAGCGTACCTGTGAACCGCGCTTATCCATTGGTCGAAATAATACAATTACCTTAACCGTTATCTCCCGTCATTCCCGGTTCCCAACCAAAGAAACTACCGCGATCCTCGTTGATCATTTGCCCCTAGGCTTAGAACCCCCAAACCAATATTTTGAGCCAGGCCTGGGGTATGCCCAACCGCATCATGATGACCATCAGTTTGAATTTCTTCTCAAAGCTGGCCAGCAAACCCGCTTAACCTACAGTGTTTTTCCGGGCAGACGGGGTGAATTTACCTGGCCAGGCCTGGTGGTGCGAATTAGAAGTCCTTGGGGCCTGGCCTGGTGGCATCGCCTGATTCCTGTGACGACAAAAGTGGATGTTTATCCTGATTTAATCGGTTTGCGGGCCTTATCCGTGCGCTTAAGTCTGGAGGCCAGTGGGAGTTTACGGCGGCGGCGACACGCTTTGGGGGGAACAGAATTTGCCGAATTGCGAGATTACTATTTAGGCGATGATCTCCGGATGATGGATTGGAAAGCCACTG is from Synechococcus sp. PCC 6312 and encodes:
- a CDS encoding ferredoxin thioredoxin reductase catalytic beta subunit, producing MSTSFMSNGYQPQQASDKNLEAMRKFAETYAKRTGTYFCVDLGTTAVVLEGLAKHKDDYGSPLCPCRHYDDKEAEVAAVYWNCPCVPMRERKECHCMLFLTPDNPFVGPAQEISFDQIREETNRYSVSE
- a CDS encoding DUF309 domain-containing protein, producing MRKPIVIRSVNELSPQVWQAVLEFNQGEFYACHDTLEALWAEAREPERTFFQGILQLAVACYHLQNQNQRGAVLLLAGGCRRLNQYWPAYGWVDVASLVEQAQALLECLQTNQPPQAWPKLHIVTLAPISPSVGVDDGFDGE
- a CDS encoding phosphate-starvation-inducible PsiE family protein; translation: MSWLTALGQFIVELAVSDEKFLKALKRVEGLASRILALGMIVVIIAAITDVGQFILTELLTPPYWQFTTDLVRIFGLFLNVLVALEILENITAYLRTDVSAQIVELVIVTALIAIARKIIILNIDQPETIPKLVGLAVSILAVTISYWIIRRQNHHQRQR
- the rplT gene encoding 50S ribosomal protein L20, with the protein product MARVKRGNVARKRRKKILKLAKGFRGAHSKLFRAANQVVMKALCNAYRDRRRRKRDFRRLWIARINAAARLHGVSYSQLIGQLKQADIELNRKMLSQLAILDPDAFAKVVAVATQK
- the rpmI gene encoding 50S ribosomal protein L35, with translation MPKLKTRRAAAKRFRATGSGKWIRRKANKNHLLEHKGSDRKNRLSQMAVVDERDGERVTLMLPYL
- the ftsH gene encoding ATP-dependent zinc metalloprotease FtsH, encoding MKSARTRHQRLTGFGFGKLALVVALGMINVPAALAQARSSEVSYSQFLQDIKQGKVAKVDIYPEQNLAKFHLKGQKDSNPPQEVVLFDRNSELVELLRRSKADFTVVPTSSDSAVIGLVSNLMLGFFLLVLFLLIMRRTANAPGGPGQILNFGKSRARFQMEAETGVGFNDVAGIEEAKEELQEVVTFLKKPEKFTAVGARIPKGVLLIGPPGTGKTLLAKAIAGEAGVPFFSISGSEFVEMFVGVGASRVRDLFKKAKESAPCLVFIDEIDAVGRQRGAGIGGGNDEREQTLNQLLTEMDGFEGNTGIIVIAATNRPDVLDSALLRPGRFDRQVTVDLPTFNGRLQILGVHARGKKVDEEVSLEVVARRTPGFSGAELANLLNEAAILTARRRKPAITNVEIEDAIDRVTIGMTLTPLLNSKKKWLIAYHEVGHALLMTLLKHTDPLNKVTIIPRSGGVGGFAQQVFDEERVDSGLYSRAWLLDQITILLGGRAAEVEIFGESEVTIGASSDLRAVANLAREMVTRYGMSDLGHLALEAPGHEVFLGRDLMPRSEYSEEVAVQIDRQVRQIVTHCYDVARKLIREHRQAMDRLVELLLEKETIEGDEFRKLVRQHTTLPVKEPAALVVATSAK
- a CDS encoding MoxR family ATPase, with translation MNTLFQNLETELSQIVVGQTGIIHGLLVALLAEGHVILEGVPGTAKTLLVKLLSRLIAADFRRIQLTPDVLPADVLGTSIFDLNSRTFRLRKGPIFTQVLLADEINRTPPKTQAALLEAMEERQVTLDGTTIPLSPLFWTVATQNPLEFEGTYPLPEAQLDRFLFKLVVDYPPASAEKQMLVNALGGFEARNLDSLALEPIITVEQVLTARTQARQVKVEPPVQDYLLAIIQASRQQGNLLLGASPRAAVGWLRAAQAQAWLEDRDFVTPDDIKALAKPLLQHRLILRPESQLDGTTLDQVITALLSRISVPR
- a CDS encoding DUF58 domain-containing protein translates to MTTIAVPPPQSRPKTPPQPSANPRLVKYSAWIPTTRFYVYLGLGLVIPVIISLLPGPDAPPRTGQDLVTDILWFLVGDWRNLLGLGLLVVYNLVLLGLGIWDFRRSLAWAVDIQRTCEPRLSIGRNNTITLTVISRHSRFPTKETTAILVDHLPLGLEPPNQYFEPGLGYAQPHHDDHQFEFLLKAGQQTRLTYSVFPGRRGEFTWPGLVVRIRSPWGLAWWHRLIPVTTKVDVYPDLIGLRALSVRLSLEASGSLRRRRHALGGTEFAELRDYYLGDDLRMMDWKATARRGRPLVRVMEPERDQPLIILLDRGRLMTAQVAGLKRFDWALNAALALAMTGLRRGDRVGVAVFDQGLYRWIAPQAGDSHLGQILAQIYHVEPVMKESDYIGTVSTLLGQYTRRALVVMLTEIIDETASGELLAAMTRLTPRFLPFCVTFRDPLVDRLSHQSLGEKLTSFQALDTLYDQAVALDLLQQRQRAFAKVKQQGVLVLDAPAPQLSEALVDQYLLLKARGRL